The window TACGCGTACGGCGACGTCAAGCGCGTCGTGGACGAGGGGCGCGTCAAGGTGGTCGACTGCGGCGACAAGCAGTACCGCGCCAAGGCGGTGATCGTGGCCACGGGGGCCACGCCGCGCAAGCTTGGTGTGCCGGGTGAGCAGGAATTGGCGGGCCGCGGGGTGTCCTATTGCGCCGTGTGCGACGGGGCGTTTTTCAAAGGGAAGGAACTGGTGGTGGTCGGCGGCGGCGACTCGGCCGTGGAAGAGGGCGTGTTCTTGACCAACTTTGCAGCCAAGGTGACGATCGTGCACCGCCGCGACAAGCTGCGCGCCCAGCCCATCTTGCAGAAGCGGGCCTTTGACAACCCGAAGGTGGACTTCATTTGGAACCACGTGGTGGAGGAGATCCATGGGGACAACAAGGTGACCGGTGTCCGCCTCAAGCATGTGGAGACCGGCGAGACGCGCGAGTTTCCGTGCGACGGCGTGTTCATCTACATCGGGATGGAGCCCCTGTCCGATTGCGTCAAAGACCTCGGGATCACGAACGAGGCCGGCTACATCGTGACCGACGAGCGGATGCGCACGAAGGTGCCGGGAATCTTTGCCGCCGGCGACGTGCGGGAAAAGCAGCTCCGGCAAATCGTCACCGCCACCAGCGACGGCAGCATCGCCGCCATGGAGGCGTACGCGTACATCCAAAGCCTCCAAGACTGACGCGTATCGGGTGGGGGTTGAAACCCGTTACGAAAACGGTAACGATTTGTTCATGATTTGTAACAAACCCGAAACATACGCGGTGTATACTAAAGATGCGAAGTAACCCCCCTTTGTTTTTGGTAATCGCGGGCGGCCGAGCCCGCGTTTTTTGTTTGGGTTGGCTCGGGCTGCCGGTCCGTTCCTTGTGAGCCCCTTTGTTTTGGTGGTATGCTTAGGGTTGAGAGGTGACAGCGGATGCAGCGGGTGACGAACTGCGTGCTGCGGGACGGCAATCGCGTGCTCCTCTTGCGCAAACCGCGCCGCGGC is drawn from Calditerricola satsumensis and contains these coding sequences:
- the trxB gene encoding thioredoxin-disulfide reductase: MTDERLYDVIIVGAGPAGMTAAVYAARANLSTLMIERGAPGGQMMNTQEVENYPGFEHILGPELSNLMFEHAKKFGAEYAYGDVKRVVDEGRVKVVDCGDKQYRAKAVIVATGATPRKLGVPGEQELAGRGVSYCAVCDGAFFKGKELVVVGGGDSAVEEGVFLTNFAAKVTIVHRRDKLRAQPILQKRAFDNPKVDFIWNHVVEEIHGDNKVTGVRLKHVETGETREFPCDGVFIYIGMEPLSDCVKDLGITNEAGYIVTDERMRTKVPGIFAAGDVREKQLRQIVTATSDGSIAAMEAYAYIQSLQD